TTTGGGTATTGTAAATTTGTATTCAAATAAAATTTATAGATGCCAAAAAAAAGAAGGAAATTAAATAAAGATTTCGAGAAGAAAATATATTCATCAAAAAAAAATGTCGAATTAGTTTTGGCCAAAATCTATGATATTGATGATGAGGATATACAAAAAGAATATATCAGTGCATTTAATAGAGTTGTCTACTTATTTGATGAATTAAAAAAAGATTATGAACAACAAGGATTTAATGATAATTCCGAAGAACTTCTGTCAAAATATAATATTGCTTTTAATCTTTTCGAATCAGAATTCGAAATTTAAATTACCTTTTATAAGGTATTACTGGTATTTCAATAAAATTACCTTTTTGCAGATTAGATCTTTTCTCTTCTAAATTTTTTATACAAGTTAATTCCCTTTTCTCCTTTTTACAAATTTTTTTTATTTTGTAATCAGTAAGTGCTAATGACTTTTCCCCTAGTACTACCGAAGCTAATAAAAATAAACTTAATGCTAATTTCATTGATTTTTTCTAAATAAATTTTACTTATCATTTATTAAATTACTTGTCATTATAAATATTTATCATTTGTTTTAATTCATCTTTACTTAAGTCAGTTGAAATAAAAACTTCCTGGGCTGTTTTACCCTTTCTTGCAATAGCTTTATATCCGTTTATGGTTTTAACTGATAGTCTTATTATCAATTTAGAAGATCTTCCTCTTACTCTTGATATCGCAGCGGGAGTTATTGTCTTGATATTAATGTTAAGGGCTAACTTTCTTAGTACTGGAATTAGACCCTCGATATTTGAACTATGGTTTAATACTAACCTTCCCAATTTTGATTTTTGTAGTATTCTATTTAGAAAATTGTATTTCTGAGAAATTAAATTTAGCTTAGAAATAATTAAATATCTTGAAGTTCTGTTATATTTATGTAAGTGATATAAATCTAATGATTTTTCAGATTGGTTGGGCTTCATTAGCCGCAATTTTTACTTTTTCAATTGCCATGGTTGTTTGGGGTAGAAATGGGGATGGCTCAATTGACATATGATTTTATTTTTAACTTATGATGTATATCTAAGTAAATTTCTTATCTTTACTTCATTCGTTTTACTCATTTTTATAACATTCGCTGTAATTTACATATCTTATGTCTCTTGGAAAGATAAAAAAAGGTTAAAAAAATAGATACTATTTTTTTTGTTCTTTTTTCTTATCCTTTATTCTTAGTTCTTCAATTAATTCTTTTGCTTGTTCCATTCTTGAAATAGTGCTTTTGTAAATACCAATATCTTTATCTGCCTTATTAATAGGTAAGTTTAACTTCTCAAAAACATCAGAAATAATCTTATTCCTCTCAGATTCATTTTCTCCTTTATATTCTTGGGATTTTGAAAGTAAAATATAAATTCCTAAGTTCAATATCCTTGATGGATAAAGTTTTGAATTGCTTTTTTCTTTAAATAACTTCAATAAATCTTTTGATGATTTATCCTTAAATTCTTTTTGAGACTTTAGAGAAATTTCTTTAATTTCTTTCGCTTCAAAATTGCTAGAACTGCATAAAGATTCAAAAAGAAGATCTAAATGGTTCTCAGGTTTGTATCCCTTCATTAATTCTTTGAATGTTTCAGTGAGGCCAATACAAAAGAGATAATCCTGTGTAAATTCATTTTGATGATTTAGAAGATTCAGTTCTACAAGCATTTCATCAACTATTCTTTTATATAAACCTGGAATAACGTAAGGAAATTGTTCATGAAATAACTTTTTGCTATCTGAAACAGTTAATTTTTCTCTCAATTTTTTATATGTAAACCTTAATAAGGTTAGCGTATATAGTCTCAATATCGTTAGTATCTAATAAACAAATAAATATTCTTATGATCCCTTTAGTTTTAGAAGAATCCGGTGGAAGTGAAAGAGTCTTTGATATTTATTCGAGATTGTTAAGAGAGAGAATAATCTTTTTGGGAGAACAAGTTACTAGTGAAACTGCTAATAGAATTGTTGCTCAATTATTGTTCCTTGAAGCAGAAGACCCTGAGAAAGATATCTACATGTACATAAATTCACCTGGCGGATCTGTATATGATGGTTTAGGTATCTTTGATACCATGCAACATGTTAAGCCCGATATTCATACGGTTTGTGTAGGTTTAGCAGCTAGTATGGGTGCTTTTTTGTTGGCGGCAGGTACTAAAGGGAAAAGAAGTAGTCTTAGACATTCCAGAATAATGATACATCAACCACTCGGCGGCGCTCGGGGACAAGCCAGTGATATAAGAATCCAAGCAGATGAAATTTTGTTTTTAAAAGAAAGACTTAATACAGAATTATCAGAGAGAACTGGTAAGGATTATGAAACTATTAAAGAAGATACTGATAGAGATTTTTATATGTCTCCAAAAGAAGCAGTAGAATATGGATTAATAGATTTAGTCCTAGATAAGAAGCCTGTTAGAGGAAGTTAATTTAATAACTGAGGAGTTCTTTCTTTTTCAGGAATAGAAGTGTATTTGGATAAAATACTAACAAACTCTTCACCATCTAATGTCTCTTTTTCTATTAATAAATCCACTATTTTATCCATTGCTTCTCTGTTTTTGCTGACTATAGAGAGAGTTTCTTTATAACATTCTTTAACCATTACTCTTACACTTTCATCAATTTGTTTTGATATAGAATCAGAAACTTCACTTCTAGTCATCAAATCTCTACCTACAAAAACTTCTTGATTTCCGCTTTCTAGAGCTATTGGACCTAAATTACTCATGCCAAATCTTGTTACCATTTGACGAGCCATAGATGCTACTTGTTGGAAATCACCACCTGCTCCTGTTGTGATTTCACCTTTCCCAAAAACAACATCCTCAGCCGCTCTTCCTCCTAATGCCCCCATTATTCTAGCCTTTAGTTGAGCTCTGCTAACAAGGGTTTGTTCATCATCTGGAGTAAACCAAGTTAATCCTTTAGCTTGCCCTCTGGGAATGACAGTTACTTTTTGAACTGGATCATGAGCTTTTACTAGTGAACCGATAAGAGCATGACCAACTTCATGGTAGGCAATTAGTCTTTTACTTCTCCCATCTGTTAGAGGAGAGCCTTCCATCCCAGCAATAATCCTATCCACAGAGTCATCAATCTCTGAAATACTAATAGAATCTTTTCTTCTTCTGGCAGTTAAGATAGCTGCTTCATTTAGTAAATTTGCTAAGTCTGCACCAGTAAAACCTGGAGTTCTTCTTGCGATGCTTTCTAGTGTTAAATCTTTTTGTAGCTTTTTATTCCTCGCATGAACTTCTAGTATTGATAATCTACCCTTAATGTCCGGAGCGTCAACAGTTACTTGCCTGTCAAATCTACCAGGTCTCATAAGAGCTGAGTCTAAGACGTCGGGTCTGTTTGTGGCTGCAATGATAATTATGCCACTATTACCTTCGAAACCATCCATTTCAGTAAGCAATTGGTTAAGAGTTTGTTCTCTCTCATCATTACCACCTCCAATACCGGCACCTCTTTGTCTGCCAACGGCATCAATTTCATCGATAAAAATTAAACAAGGACTATTTTCTTTGGCTCTTTTAAAAAGATCTCTTACTCTACTCGCACCTACACCGACAAACATTTCAACAAATTCAGAACCTGATAATGAAAAAAATGGCACACCAGCTTCTCCTGCAATGGCTTTCGCTAAAAGGGTTTTACCAGTACCAGGAGGTCCAACCAATAAAACACCTTTAGGAATCCTTGCTCCAACAGAAGTAAATTTTTCTGGTGTTTTTAGAAACGTAACAACTTCTTCTAAATCTTGTTTAGCTTCATTGACACCTGCCACATCATCGAAAACAACCCCTGTTTCAGCTTCCATCGCGAATCTTGCCTTTGTCTTACCAAATTGCATCGCCTGACCTGGCCCCCCAGGCATTCCATTAGATCTTCTGGCTAAAAGGATTAAACCTCCAATT
This window of the Prochlorococcus sp. MIT 1314 genome carries:
- the petN gene encoding cytochrome b6-f complex subunit PetN, which gives rise to MIFQIGWASLAAIFTFSIAMVVWGRNGDGSIDI
- the clpP gene encoding ATP-dependent Clp endopeptidase proteolytic subunit ClpP; protein product: MNILMIPLVLEESGGSERVFDIYSRLLRERIIFLGEQVTSETANRIVAQLLFLEAEDPEKDIYMYINSPGGSVYDGLGIFDTMQHVKPDIHTVCVGLAASMGAFLLAAGTKGKRSSLRHSRIMIHQPLGGARGQASDIRIQADEILFLKERLNTELSERTGKDYETIKEDTDRDFYMSPKEAVEYGLIDLVLDKKPVRGS
- a CDS encoding DUF2103 domain-containing protein, giving the protein MGRLVLNHSSNIEGLIPVLRKLALNINIKTITPAAISRVRGRSSKLIIRLSVKTINGYKAIARKGKTAQEVFISTDLSKDELKQMINIYNDK
- the psb29 gene encoding photosystem II biogenesis protein Psp29, with translation MRLYTLTLLRFTYKKLREKLTVSDSKKLFHEQFPYVIPGLYKRIVDEMLVELNLLNHQNEFTQDYLFCIGLTETFKELMKGYKPENHLDLLFESLCSSSNFEAKEIKEISLKSQKEFKDKSSKDLLKLFKEKSNSKLYPSRILNLGIYILLSKSQEYKGENESERNKIISDVFEKLNLPINKADKDIGIYKSTISRMEQAKELIEELRIKDKKKEQKK
- the ftsH gene encoding ATP-dependent zinc metalloprotease FtsH, giving the protein MNQKFKTLILWALPILLVIALSYQFLSSSNVDSLKSNGTTIAPRNSAVARVSYGRFLDYINSGRVTSVDIFEGGRNAVIETIDSDLDNKVQRLRVDLPGLTPELINILKNEGISFDVHPIKTAPPALGILGNLLFPAILIGGLILLARRSNGMPGGPGQAMQFGKTKARFAMEAETGVVFDDVAGVNEAKQDLEEVVTFLKTPEKFTSVGARIPKGVLLVGPPGTGKTLLAKAIAGEAGVPFFSLSGSEFVEMFVGVGASRVRDLFKRAKENSPCLIFIDEIDAVGRQRGAGIGGGNDEREQTLNQLLTEMDGFEGNSGIIIIAATNRPDVLDSALMRPGRFDRQVTVDAPDIKGRLSILEVHARNKKLQKDLTLESIARRTPGFTGADLANLLNEAAILTARRRKDSISISEIDDSVDRIIAGMEGSPLTDGRSKRLIAYHEVGHALIGSLVKAHDPVQKVTVIPRGQAKGLTWFTPDDEQTLVSRAQLKARIMGALGGRAAEDVVFGKGEITTGAGGDFQQVASMARQMVTRFGMSNLGPIALESGNQEVFVGRDLMTRSEVSDSISKQIDESVRVMVKECYKETLSIVSKNREAMDKIVDLLIEKETLDGEEFVSILSKYTSIPEKERTPQLLN